A DNA window from Sulfitobacter sp. BSw21498 contains the following coding sequences:
- a CDS encoding ABC transporter ATP-binding protein — MLDATPTPDAQVETLLEVNNIEVIYNSVILVLKGVSLKVPKGGITALLGGNGAGKTTTLKAVSNLLHSERGEVTKGSIKYRNEPVHNSGPADMVKRGVVQVMEGRHCFEHLTIEENLLTGAYTRSDGKAAIARDLEMVYEYFPRLRERRKSQAGYTSGGEQQMCAIGRALMSRPETILLDEPSMGLAPQLVEQIFEIVKSVNENEGVTFLLAEQNTNVALRFAHYGYILESGRVVMDGPAADLRENQDVKEFYLGMSDDGRKSFRDVRSYRRRKRWLS; from the coding sequence ATGCTGGATGCCACCCCAACGCCCGACGCGCAGGTCGAGACCCTTCTTGAGGTCAATAATATCGAGGTGATCTACAACTCGGTCATTCTGGTGCTAAAGGGCGTGAGCCTGAAGGTGCCCAAGGGCGGTATCACGGCCTTGTTGGGCGGCAATGGCGCGGGCAAGACGACGACGCTCAAGGCGGTCTCCAACCTTCTGCATTCAGAACGCGGCGAGGTTACCAAAGGGTCGATCAAATACCGCAACGAGCCGGTCCATAACTCGGGCCCTGCAGATATGGTGAAACGCGGTGTCGTGCAGGTAATGGAGGGGCGTCACTGTTTCGAGCACCTCACCATCGAAGAGAACCTGCTGACCGGTGCCTATACCCGCAGCGACGGCAAGGCGGCCATCGCGCGTGATCTAGAGATGGTCTATGAATATTTCCCGCGGCTGCGCGAACGGCGCAAATCGCAGGCGGGCTATACCTCGGGCGGGGAACAGCAGATGTGTGCGATCGGTCGCGCCTTGATGTCGCGCCCCGAAACGATCCTGCTGGACGAGCCGTCGATGGGCCTTGCACCGCAGCTGGTTGAGCAGATTTTCGAGATCGTCAAATCGGTGAACGAAAACGAAGGCGTAACGTTCTTGCTGGCCGAGCAAAACACCAACGTCGCGCTGCGCTTTGCGCACTATGGCTATATTCTGGAATCCGGTCGCGTCGTAATGGACGGCCCTGCTGCGGATCTGCGCGAGAACCAGGACGTTAAGGAATTTTACCTTGGCATGTCGGACGACGGGCGCAAATCGTTCCGCGATGTGCGCAGCTACCGTCGCCGCAAACGCTGGCTCAGCTGA
- a CDS encoding phenylacetate--CoA ligase family protein, translated as MAQTSHFDRLETRSPETRAADLARSLPAQIARAQALPGYAGSLDGVTAETITSADDLATLPVLRKSEIGKQQAQSAPFGGFTTRPAHAFTHIFQSPGPIYEPSSDAPDWWRMGRFLHAVGIGKGDIVQNCFGYHLTPAGMIFESGARAVGAAVLPAGTGQTELQVIAARDIGTTAYAGTPDYLKIILEKADEMGVTLGITKAAVGGGALFPSLRDYYAQRGITCLQSYATADLGNIAYESPAAEGMIVDENVIVEIVTPGTGTPVAPGDVGEVVVTTLNPDYPLIRFATGDLSAVLPGASPCGRTNMRIKGWMGRADQTTKIKGMFVRPEQVAALVAQHPEVTKARVVASRANEQDVMTVHLETTGDDTEAYGASVAALLKLKGKVVLAAPGSLPNDGLVIEDQRSYD; from the coding sequence ATGGCACAGACGTCCCACTTTGACCGCCTAGAGACCCGCAGCCCAGAGACGCGGGCGGCTGACCTTGCCCGCTCTTTGCCAGCCCAGATCGCACGGGCGCAGGCGCTGCCGGGTTATGCAGGATCGCTGGACGGGGTCACAGCAGAAACGATCACCAGCGCTGACGATCTTGCCACGTTGCCCGTCCTGCGCAAATCCGAGATCGGCAAACAGCAGGCGCAATCGGCGCCCTTTGGCGGTTTCACAACCAGGCCTGCGCATGCGTTCACCCATATCTTCCAGTCTCCAGGCCCGATCTACGAACCATCCTCCGATGCGCCGGACTGGTGGCGTATGGGGCGGTTCCTGCATGCGGTGGGGATCGGTAAAGGCGACATCGTGCAGAACTGCTTTGGCTATCATCTGACGCCGGCGGGGATGATCTTTGAATCCGGTGCGCGGGCTGTGGGGGCGGCGGTTTTGCCTGCGGGCACCGGCCAGACCGAACTGCAGGTCATCGCGGCCCGTGATATCGGCACGACCGCCTATGCCGGCACGCCAGATTACCTCAAGATCATTTTGGAAAAAGCCGACGAGATGGGGGTGACACTTGGCATCACCAAAGCCGCCGTTGGTGGCGGTGCGTTGTTCCCATCCTTGCGCGACTATTATGCGCAGCGCGGCATCACCTGTCTGCAAAGCTATGCGACAGCCGATTTGGGAAACATCGCTTATGAAAGCCCCGCCGCAGAGGGCATGATCGTGGACGAGAATGTGATCGTCGAGATCGTGACCCCCGGTACGGGCACGCCCGTCGCACCTGGTGACGTAGGCGAGGTCGTGGTCACTACGTTGAACCCCGATTATCCGTTGATCCGTTTCGCGACAGGCGATCTGAGTGCGGTTTTGCCGGGGGCGTCGCCCTGCGGTCGTACCAATATGCGGATCAAGGGCTGGATGGGCCGTGCCGATCAGACCACCAAGATCAAGGGGATGTTCGTGCGCCCCGAACAGGTCGCCGCCCTTGTCGCGCAGCACCCCGAGGTAACTAAAGCCCGTGTTGTGGCAAGCCGCGCCAACGAACAAGACGTGATGACGGTCCACCTTGAGACGACAGGCGACGATACCGAAGCCTACGGTGCCTCTGTCGCGGCGCTGCTCAAGCTGAAGGGCAAGGTCGTGCTGGCCGCCCCCGGAAGCCTGCCGAACGATGGCTTGGTGATCGAAGACCAGCGTAGCTATGACTAA
- a CDS encoding ABC transporter permease: protein MTTQDINTSPAAVKKSRDGVRLLAGVAVAIAATCALPMIAVLLAALVGGTDTVRHLIDTVLLGYAGTTLLLVAMVAMGTFALGVGTAWLVTMTRFPGARVLEIALVLPLAFPAYVLAYAYTHILDHPGIVQTALRDLTGWGPRDYWFPEIRSLGGAALMLVLVLYPYVYLLARAAFLQQSATTFLAARALGSSAWAAFFKVSLPLARPAIAAGVLLTVMETIADFGTVAYFGVQTFATGIYTSWFSLFDRAGAAQLALCLLSFALLLAMLERIQRGKAKYHDPARRAVAMPPAPLTGWRAAAALLACGIPVIFGAILPVIVLIWMGTGSEQDLLSPRYLGFIRNSATLAGVAAVLTVAAAVCVGFFQRLRPGKLSFGAGYIARLGYAVPGGVIAVGLMVPFATFDNQLDAWMRSTFDISTGLLVTGSIWLLVAAYMVRFLAAALGAYEGGQAMVHANMDSAARSLGETPVGTLRRIHLPILSPSLLTALLIVFVDVMKELPATLIMRPFNYDTLAVQAYRLASDERLDGAAVPSLVIVAMGLLPVILICRQVGRQT, encoded by the coding sequence ATGACGACACAGGATATAAATACAAGCCCCGCCGCCGTGAAAAAATCGCGCGATGGCGTGCGTTTGCTGGCGGGGGTTGCGGTCGCGATTGCAGCGACCTGTGCCTTGCCTATGATTGCCGTACTGCTGGCTGCATTGGTCGGGGGCACCGATACGGTGCGCCATCTGATTGATACTGTTCTGCTGGGCTATGCTGGCACGACGCTGCTCTTGGTGGCAATGGTCGCGATGGGGACCTTTGCCTTGGGCGTCGGGACCGCGTGGCTGGTCACCATGACGCGCTTTCCCGGTGCGCGCGTGCTTGAGATCGCGCTGGTGCTGCCGCTGGCTTTTCCTGCCTATGTATTGGCCTATGCCTATACGCATATCCTTGACCATCCGGGCATTGTGCAGACCGCTCTGCGTGACCTGACAGGCTGGGGCCCGCGCGATTACTGGTTCCCCGAGATACGGTCTTTGGGGGGGGCGGCGCTGATGTTGGTGCTGGTGCTTTACCCCTATGTCTACCTGCTGGCGCGTGCAGCCTTCTTGCAGCAATCCGCCACGACGTTTCTGGCAGCGCGTGCTTTGGGCAGCAGTGCATGGGCCGCGTTCTTTAAGGTCAGCCTGCCGCTGGCGCGCCCTGCGATTGCCGCAGGCGTCCTGCTGACGGTAATGGAGACGATCGCCGATTTCGGGACCGTCGCCTATTTTGGGGTGCAGACTTTTGCCACAGGGATCTACACCAGCTGGTTCTCCCTGTTCGACCGCGCTGGTGCGGCGCAGCTCGCGCTGTGCTTGCTCAGCTTTGCGCTGCTGCTCGCGATGCTTGAGCGTATCCAGCGTGGCAAGGCGAAGTACCATGATCCGGCCCGCCGTGCCGTAGCCATGCCTCCGGCACCGCTGACAGGCTGGCGTGCTGCTGCGGCGCTGTTGGCCTGCGGTATCCCCGTGATCTTTGGTGCGATCCTACCGGTCATTGTGCTGATCTGGATGGGCACAGGGTCAGAGCAGGACCTGCTCAGCCCGCGCTATCTGGGCTTCATCCGTAACTCTGCCACGCTGGCGGGGGTGGCTGCGGTGCTGACCGTGGCCGCGGCGGTCTGCGTTGGCTTCTTCCAGCGGCTACGTCCGGGCAAGCTGTCCTTTGGGGCGGGGTATATTGCGCGTCTTGGCTATGCGGTGCCGGGCGGGGTGATCGCGGTGGGGCTGATGGTACCTTTCGCGACATTCGATAACCAGCTTGACGCATGGATGCGCAGCACCTTTGACATCTCGACCGGTTTGTTGGTGACGGGGTCGATCTGGCTTCTGGTGGCCGCCTATATGGTGCGCTTCCTCGCGGCTGCATTGGGCGCGTATGAGGGCGGACAAGCGATGGTGCATGCCAATATGGATTCCGCCGCACGGTCGCTCGGAGAGACCCCCGTGGGGACGCTGCGCCGTATTCACCTGCCGATCCTGTCGCCCAGTCTGCTGACCGCGCTGTTGATCGTCTTTGTCGATGTGATGAAAGAGCTGCCGGCGACCTTGATCATGCGGCCTTTTAACTACGACACGCTTGCGGTGCAGGCCTACCGG